One genomic window of Elaeis guineensis isolate ETL-2024a chromosome 2, EG11, whole genome shotgun sequence includes the following:
- the LOC105055311 gene encoding ent-kaurenoic acid oxidase 2 — MDVSALAWWCGLVLGAIPLLLQALWYLNDAFFLASLRLRPTANNGMQGRTKLPPGHMGLPFLGETLTFLWYFKILRRPDGFIEAKKQRYGEGVRMYRTHLFGSPTILTCSPASNKFVLNSAEDFRIHWPEPELVGFSSLVNVEGKQHARLKSFVVKAINQPQALRQIAHTVQPRVISALRSWAEKGTINAVLETKKVTFENICKLFVSMDPSPVTDAIDQWFEGLVKGLRAYPINFPGSAVHHALKCRRKLTAVFREELEKRKGRKNGIHENSDLMDGLMQIKDEEGKQLTDDEVVDNIVTLVVGGYQSTALASMWALYHISKSPEVLHKLREENRIISKEKKGVFITLDHISQMKYTAKVVEETIRLANIAPTLFRVANRDVEYGGYRIPKDWQVVVWIRSLHTDPMNFDNPLSFNPDRWNQPAKPGTFQVFGWGHRICAGNMLARIQLTIILHHLALGYKWELLDPDAKMTYLPHQRPVDGAAMAFSAL, encoded by the exons ATGGACGTCTCGGCGTTGGCTTGGTGGTGTGGCCTCGTTCTGGGTGCGATCCCGCTGCTGCTGCAAGCGTTGTGGTACTTGAACGACGCCTTCTTCTTGGCTTCCCTCAGGTTGAGACCAACCGCTAACAATGGCATGCAAGGACGGACAAAGCTTCCACCGGGTCACATGGGGCTGCCCTTTCTAGGGGAGACCCTCACCTTTCTTTGGTACTTTAAGATCCTTCGCCGGCCCGACGGCTTCATCGAAGCCAAAAAGCAGCG ATATGGGGAAGGAGTGCGAATGTATAGGACCCATCTTTTTGGGTCTCCTACCATCCTCACATGCTCTCCGGCCAGTAACAAATTTGTGCTGAACTCCGCCGAGGACTTCCGAATCCACTGGCCGGAGCCTGAGCTCGTTGGCTTCTCGTCCCTCGTCAACGTGGAAGGAAAGCAGCATGCAAGGCTGAAGAGCTTCGTAGTTAAAGCGATTAATCAGCCCCAAGCACTCCGGCAAATCGCCCACACGGTGCAGCCACGTGTCATTTCTGCGCTCCGCTCTTGGGCAGAGAAGGGCACCATCAATGCCGTGCTCGAAACCAAAAAG GTGACATTTGAGAATATATGTAAGTTGTTTGTAAGCATGGATCCCAGCCCAGTCACAGATGCGATAGATCAGTGGTTTGAAGGCCTAGTCAAAGGATTGAGAGCTTATCCGATAAATTTTCCGGGGTCAGCAGTACACCATGCGCTCAAG TGTCGGAGAAAGCTGACTGCGGTGTTCCGAGAAGAACTGGAGAAGAGGAAGGGAAGAAAGAATGGGATCCATGAAAACAGTGACTTAATGGATGGTCTGATGCAAATTAAAGATGAGGAGGGGAAGCAactgactgatgatgaggtggtAGATAATATAGTCACTTTGGTCGTCGGAGGTTATCAGTCGACAGCACTCGCTTCCATGTGGGCTCTTTATCACATCTCTAAATCACCAGAGGTTCTTCACAAGCTTCGG GAGGAGAACAGGATAATAAGCAAGGAGAAGAAAGGGGTGTTCATTACTTTGGATCATATATCGCAAATGAAGTACACGGCTAAG GTAGTGGAAGAAACAATAAGATTGGCAAATATTGCCCCCACTCTTTTCCGAGTTGCCAACAGAGATGTTGAATATGGAG GTTATAGAATACCAAAGGATTGGCAAGTTGTTGTCTGGATCCGATCCCTTCATACAGATCCAATGAATTTTGACAATCCACTGAGCTTCAATCCCGACCGCTGGAAC CAACCTGCAAAGCCTGGAACATTCCAAGTGTTTGGATGGGGGCATAGGATCTGTGCTGGGAACATGCTTGCACGAATACAGCTTACAATCATTCTGCACCATCTTGCTCTGGGCTACAA GTGGGAGTTGCTCGATCCTGATGCAAAGATGACGTACCTTCCTCATCAAAGACCAGTTGATGGGGCTGCCATGGCATTCAGCGCGCTTTGA